A stretch of Mycobacterium sp. ITM-2016-00316 DNA encodes these proteins:
- a CDS encoding cyclase family protein has protein sequence MKDFRRVADDVRNWGRWGDDDELGTLNLITADKVAEAAATVKKGAVISLGGDFGANGPQGAFKFRFNPIHVMTVDGGDAETLVKYAPEWARNSVAQELSSFFVDNPFRFNDDMITMSLQAATQWDALSHVYYEDKLYNGFPADSVTSFGAYHCGIDKVDVKGITSRGVLLDVVAHRGAEVFCEPGNPITPAELDDIAAAQGVEIRSGDIVVVHTGWWTRFLSTGDGHEAGSGLDWTCASWLHDHDVAAVAADNLMVEDPDPANGVEGTFLPMHMLCLRDMGLMFGEYWDLGGLAADCAADGVYEFQLIAPPLKVVGAVGAPVSPIAIK, from the coding sequence ATGAAAGATTTTCGCCGCGTCGCCGACGATGTGCGCAATTGGGGGCGCTGGGGTGACGATGACGAACTCGGCACGCTGAACCTCATCACCGCCGACAAGGTGGCCGAGGCCGCGGCGACCGTGAAGAAGGGCGCCGTCATCTCGCTGGGCGGTGACTTCGGCGCCAACGGGCCCCAGGGCGCGTTCAAGTTCCGGTTCAACCCGATCCACGTCATGACGGTGGACGGCGGCGACGCCGAGACGCTGGTCAAGTACGCGCCCGAATGGGCCCGCAATTCCGTGGCCCAGGAGCTCAGTTCGTTCTTCGTCGACAACCCCTTCCGGTTCAACGACGACATGATCACCATGTCGCTGCAGGCGGCCACCCAGTGGGACGCGCTGTCGCACGTCTACTACGAGGACAAGCTGTACAACGGATTCCCGGCGGACTCGGTGACCAGTTTCGGCGCCTACCACTGCGGTATCGACAAGGTGGACGTCAAGGGCATCACCTCGCGCGGAGTGCTGCTGGATGTGGTGGCCCACCGGGGTGCCGAGGTCTTCTGCGAGCCCGGCAACCCGATCACCCCGGCCGAACTCGACGATATCGCCGCCGCACAGGGTGTCGAGATCCGCAGCGGTGACATCGTCGTCGTCCACACCGGTTGGTGGACGCGGTTCCTGTCCACCGGTGACGGGCACGAGGCCGGCTCCGGTCTGGACTGGACGTGCGCGTCCTGGCTGCACGACCACGACGTCGCCGCGGTGGCCGCCGACAACCTGATGGTGGAGGATCCCGACCCGGCCAACGGTGTCGAGGGCACATTCCTGCCGATGCACATGCTGTGCCTGCGCGATATGGGCCTGATGTTCGGCGAGTACTGGGACCTCGGTGGTCTGGCCGCCGACTGCGCGGCCGACGGTGTGTACGAGTTCCAGCTGATCGCTCCGCCACTGAAGGTCGTCGGGGCCGTCGGTGCCCCCGTCAGCCCGATCGCGATCAAGTGA
- a CDS encoding coniferyl-alcohol dehydrogenase: protein MIDDRWRYDGRRVVVTGCASGIGAHLATQLADLGAHVTGLDLHRPQAGPAEFIEVDLAETASIDAAVAAIEGPVDALFNVAGVSSGIGKPLLVVTINFLGMRHFTEALAPQMPAGSAIANVSSLAAANYLANTAVTAGLLATTSMADGISWCAANPEALADGGYRLSKEAIILYGMTRALDLGARGIRINCTGPGVTETPILDQLRSAYGENYLDSFPTLLGHVCGPDEQASVLAFLNSPAASYISGQVIWVDGGSIAGRIAATLEVSQ from the coding sequence ATGATTGACGACCGCTGGCGCTATGACGGGCGCCGGGTTGTGGTGACGGGATGCGCGTCGGGTATCGGCGCGCATCTCGCCACGCAGCTGGCCGATCTCGGGGCGCACGTCACCGGACTCGATCTGCACAGGCCGCAGGCCGGGCCTGCGGAGTTCATCGAGGTGGATCTCGCCGAGACCGCGTCGATCGATGCCGCGGTCGCGGCCATCGAGGGACCGGTCGACGCGTTGTTCAACGTGGCCGGGGTGTCCTCGGGAATCGGCAAGCCGCTGTTGGTGGTGACCATCAACTTCCTCGGCATGCGGCATTTCACCGAGGCGTTGGCGCCGCAGATGCCGGCCGGCTCGGCGATCGCCAACGTGTCCTCGCTGGCCGCGGCCAATTATCTGGCCAACACCGCTGTCACGGCCGGATTGCTGGCGACAACGTCCATGGCCGACGGCATTTCCTGGTGTGCGGCGAACCCGGAGGCGCTCGCCGACGGTGGCTACCGGCTGTCGAAGGAGGCGATCATCCTCTACGGCATGACCCGCGCACTGGACCTGGGTGCGCGCGGCATCCGGATCAACTGCACCGGACCGGGCGTCACCGAGACACCGATCCTCGATCAATTGCGATCGGCCTACGGCGAGAACTACCTCGACTCGTTCCCCACCCTGCTCGGCCATGTCTGCGGGCCCGACGAGCAGGCGTCGGTGCTGGCATTCCTGAACAGCCCGGCGGCCAGTTACATATCGGGACAGGTGATCTGGGTCGATGGCGGCAGCATCGCCGGTAGGATCGCCGCGACACTGGAGGTATCGCAATAG
- a CDS encoding ferredoxin has translation MKVTVDQDKCVSSGQCVLNAMDVFDQRDEDGVVELLDPEPGPDQYDNARAAAAACPALAIDIED, from the coding sequence GTGAAAGTGACCGTGGATCAAGACAAATGCGTGTCATCGGGGCAGTGCGTGCTGAACGCGATGGACGTGTTCGACCAGCGCGACGAGGACGGTGTCGTGGAATTGCTCGACCCCGAACCCGGGCCGGACCAGTACGACAATGCCCGCGCCGCCGCAGCGGCCTGCCCAGCCCTAGCCATCGACATCGAAGACTGA
- a CDS encoding 3-carboxyethylcatechol 2,3-dioxygenase, protein MSQIALCCMSHSPLLNLPGPSAELLEDINAQLARARAFVTDFDPELVVIFSPDHYNGFFYRLMPPFCIGGAATGVGDYGTYAGPLEVPASLADEMAAAAWESGVDVSLSAAMDVDHGTVQPLEVLFGDAASRPVIPVFINSVATPLGPLKRTRALGTAIGEYLGTLGKRVLVVGSGGLSHDPPVPTLATAPPAALARIVGGAPMSPEGRAARQDAVIAAAHEFAHGQSPLRPLNPDWDHALLDLIDTNRLSEVDSWTNEWIAREAGNSAHEIRTWVAAFAAMSAQGNYQTQQRYYRAAPELIAGFAIRTAVPA, encoded by the coding sequence ATGTCCCAGATCGCCCTGTGCTGCATGTCGCACAGCCCCCTGCTTAACCTGCCGGGGCCCTCGGCGGAACTGCTCGAGGACATCAACGCCCAGCTCGCGAGGGCTCGCGCCTTCGTGACGGACTTCGATCCCGAGCTCGTGGTCATCTTCTCCCCGGACCACTACAACGGCTTCTTCTACCGGCTGATGCCACCGTTCTGTATCGGTGGCGCCGCCACCGGGGTGGGCGACTACGGCACCTACGCCGGACCGCTCGAGGTGCCCGCGTCGCTGGCCGACGAGATGGCCGCGGCGGCCTGGGAATCCGGGGTCGATGTGTCGCTGTCGGCGGCGATGGACGTCGACCACGGCACCGTGCAGCCGCTCGAGGTGCTGTTCGGCGATGCGGCCTCGCGACCGGTCATCCCGGTCTTCATCAACTCGGTGGCCACCCCGCTCGGCCCGCTGAAACGCACCCGCGCCCTCGGCACCGCCATCGGTGAGTACCTCGGCACTCTGGGCAAGCGGGTACTCGTCGTCGGATCCGGTGGGCTGTCCCACGATCCGCCGGTGCCGACGCTGGCCACCGCGCCGCCCGCGGCGCTGGCCCGCATCGTCGGCGGGGCGCCGATGTCCCCGGAAGGCCGGGCGGCCCGGCAGGACGCGGTGATCGCCGCCGCGCATGAATTCGCGCACGGGCAGAGCCCGCTGCGGCCGCTGAACCCGGACTGGGATCACGCGCTGCTCGATCTGATCGACACCAACCGGCTGTCCGAGGTGGACAGCTGGACCAACGAGTGGATCGCGCGCGAGGCCGGCAATTCGGCACACGAGATCCGCACCTGGGTGGCGGCTTTCGCCGCGATGTCAGCCCAGGGCAACTACCAGACGCAGCAGCGCTACTACCGCGCTGCTCCCGAGCTGATCGCGGGATTCGCGATCCGGACGGCGGTACCCGCGTGA
- a CDS encoding LLM class flavin-dependent oxidoreductase gives MKISLFYEFPLPRPWSEDDEHQLFQHGLDEVEAADKAGFSTVWLTEHHFLEEYCHSTAPEMFLAAASQRTKDIRLGFGVMHLPPPINHPARIAERVATLDHLSNGRVEFGTGEGSSVAELGGFDIDPADKRTMWEEALEVSIRCMTEAPFSGFKGEHVEMPARNVIPKPLQSPHPPVWVACTRPSSVQMAAQKAIGALSFAYTGPEALKDRVDGYYKTFEEEGAPVTPAINPNILAIGGDLSMMVAKTEEEALKRLGTGGGFFSFGIMHYYLTGMHTPGRTGVWELYQDAVKEDPTLAYGPGRGAIGSPDTVREFLRGYEASGVDEIILLLNPRSHEGTMESIEIMGREILPEFIERDAKAVADKAKRLAPVIEKVEARRQPSSAPLFDETYSFGGLPTGRGGKFTAGEIPEAMAEINEGRVKAAQLEKDQREAAK, from the coding sequence ATGAAGATCTCGCTGTTCTACGAATTCCCGCTGCCGCGGCCGTGGTCCGAGGATGACGAGCACCAGCTGTTCCAGCACGGTCTGGACGAGGTCGAGGCAGCCGACAAGGCGGGGTTCTCCACGGTCTGGCTCACCGAACACCACTTCCTGGAGGAGTACTGCCACTCCACCGCGCCGGAGATGTTCCTGGCCGCGGCGAGCCAGCGCACCAAGGACATCCGGCTCGGCTTCGGCGTAATGCACCTGCCGCCGCCGATCAACCACCCCGCACGCATCGCCGAACGGGTGGCCACCCTGGACCACCTGTCCAACGGCCGTGTCGAGTTCGGCACCGGCGAGGGTTCCTCGGTCGCCGAACTCGGCGGCTTCGACATCGACCCCGCCGACAAGCGCACCATGTGGGAGGAGGCCCTGGAGGTCTCCATCCGTTGCATGACCGAGGCGCCGTTCAGCGGCTTCAAGGGTGAGCACGTCGAGATGCCGGCCCGCAATGTCATCCCCAAACCGCTGCAGAGTCCGCATCCACCGGTCTGGGTCGCCTGCACCCGACCGTCTTCGGTGCAGATGGCCGCTCAGAAAGCCATCGGCGCGCTGAGTTTCGCCTACACCGGACCCGAGGCGCTCAAGGACCGGGTCGACGGCTACTACAAGACGTTCGAGGAGGAGGGGGCGCCGGTGACACCGGCCATCAATCCCAACATCCTGGCCATCGGCGGCGACCTGTCGATGATGGTGGCCAAGACCGAGGAAGAAGCCCTCAAGCGCCTCGGCACCGGTGGCGGCTTCTTCTCGTTCGGCATCATGCACTACTACCTGACCGGCATGCACACCCCCGGCCGCACGGGCGTGTGGGAGCTCTACCAGGACGCGGTCAAGGAGGACCCGACGCTGGCCTACGGGCCGGGCCGCGGCGCCATCGGATCGCCGGACACCGTGCGCGAGTTCCTGCGAGGCTACGAGGCCAGCGGCGTCGACGAGATCATCCTGCTGCTCAACCCGCGCAGCCACGAGGGCACCATGGAGTCCATCGAGATCATGGGTAGGGAGATCCTGCCGGAGTTCATCGAGCGCGATGCAAAGGCAGTGGCGGACAAGGCCAAGCGGCTGGCCCCGGTGATCGAGAAGGTCGAGGCCCGACGGCAGCCGTCGAGCGCGCCGCTGTTCGACGAGACGTACTCGTTCGGTGGCCTGCCCACCGGGCGGGGCGGGAAGTTCACCGCCGGTGAGATCCCCGAGGCGATGGCCGAGATCAATGAGGGCCGGGTCAAGGCAGCGCAGCTGGAGAAGGATCAGCGCGAGGCCGCCAAATAA
- a CDS encoding FAD-binding protein — MTAALKADAAGLSTLIVEKSPKFGGSTALSGGGIWVPGAPSQRRAGYRPDPEGVFDYLKTITDGLVSDERLRAYVDTAPEMMDFLERSSDWFEFVWKPGYADYYPELPGGSERGSTINVPEIDLRKLGAEEQNLLAPLALAPKGIWFAPKDLRLFYQVRQNWRGKAVLVKLIWRMFRARVFGDRMAAIGQSLMARMRLALQEHDIPLWLSSPMTELITDVDGRVVGAVVERDGNPLRIGARGGVVLATGGFDHDMQWRRRYLPLLEKDWSFGNPAATGDGIRAGENVGAATELLDEAWWFPAMCWPDGRLQFMLNERMMPAQFVVNGAGKRFINEAAPYMDFAHAMIEGQQSGIDHVPCWLVTDIASFHRYVVGGHLPIPKVPFAPVPTGRKIPQAWLDSGIVAAADTFEELATKIGVPPAELRSTAARFNKLAAAGHDDDFNRGDSAYDNYYGDPTLPNPNLAPLGKAPYLAFQIILGDLGTSGGLLTDEHARVLREDGSVIAGLYATGNTSAAVMGRSYAGAGATIGPAMTFGYVAAQHISENSNREVTA; from the coding sequence ATGACCGCCGCGCTGAAAGCCGATGCGGCCGGACTCTCCACCCTGATCGTGGAGAAGTCGCCGAAGTTCGGCGGGTCGACCGCGCTGTCCGGTGGCGGCATCTGGGTACCCGGCGCGCCGTCACAGCGCCGTGCCGGCTACCGCCCGGACCCCGAGGGCGTGTTCGACTACCTCAAGACCATCACCGACGGATTGGTCAGCGACGAGCGGCTGCGCGCCTATGTCGACACCGCGCCGGAGATGATGGATTTCCTGGAGCGCTCCAGCGACTGGTTCGAATTCGTCTGGAAGCCCGGCTATGCCGACTACTACCCGGAACTGCCCGGCGGGTCCGAGCGGGGCAGCACCATCAACGTTCCCGAGATCGACCTGCGCAAGCTCGGCGCCGAAGAGCAGAATCTGCTGGCCCCGTTGGCGCTCGCCCCGAAGGGAATCTGGTTCGCGCCCAAGGATCTGCGGTTGTTCTACCAGGTCCGGCAGAACTGGCGGGGCAAGGCGGTGCTGGTGAAACTGATCTGGCGGATGTTCCGGGCGCGGGTGTTCGGGGACCGGATGGCCGCCATCGGTCAGTCACTGATGGCCCGGATGCGACTGGCGCTGCAGGAGCACGACATCCCGCTGTGGCTGTCATCCCCGATGACCGAACTCATCACCGACGTGGACGGCCGGGTGGTCGGCGCCGTCGTCGAGCGCGACGGAAACCCGCTGCGCATCGGTGCCCGCGGTGGGGTGGTGCTGGCCACCGGCGGATTCGACCACGATATGCAGTGGCGCCGCCGGTATCTTCCGCTGCTGGAGAAGGACTGGAGCTTCGGCAACCCGGCCGCCACCGGTGACGGTATCCGGGCGGGGGAGAATGTCGGTGCTGCCACCGAACTGCTGGACGAGGCATGGTGGTTCCCCGCGATGTGCTGGCCGGACGGGCGGTTGCAGTTCATGCTCAACGAACGCATGATGCCTGCCCAGTTCGTCGTCAACGGCGCCGGTAAGCGCTTCATCAACGAGGCCGCACCCTATATGGACTTCGCGCACGCGATGATCGAGGGGCAGCAGTCCGGCATCGACCATGTGCCGTGCTGGCTGGTCACCGATATCGCATCGTTCCACCGCTACGTGGTCGGCGGGCACCTGCCGATCCCGAAGGTGCCCTTCGCCCCGGTACCCACCGGGCGCAAGATCCCGCAGGCCTGGCTGGACTCGGGGATCGTGGCGGCGGCGGACACCTTCGAGGAGCTTGCCACCAAGATCGGCGTCCCGCCCGCCGAGTTACGCAGCACCGCAGCGCGGTTCAACAAACTCGCCGCGGCCGGCCACGATGACGACTTCAACCGCGGCGACAGTGCCTATGACAACTACTACGGCGACCCCACCCTGCCCAACCCGAACCTCGCGCCGCTGGGTAAAGCGCCCTACCTGGCCTTCCAGATCATCCTCGGTGATCTGGGCACCTCGGGCGGACTGCTGACCGACGAACACGCCAGGGTGCTGCGCGAGGACGGCAGCGTGATCGCCGGCCTCTATGCCACCGGCAACACCTCGGCCGCGGTGATGGGCCGCAGCTACGCCGGTGCCGGCGCCACCATCGGACCCGCCATGACGTTCGGCTACGTCGCGGCACAACACATATCTGAGAACTCCAATAGAGAGGTAACCGCATGA
- a CDS encoding TetR/AcrR family transcriptional regulator, protein MTAARPLRTDRASITREAILTAAERLYAEHGVFAVSNRQVSEAAGQGNNAAVGYHFGTKTDLVRAIEQRHREPIEELRQRLVADTDGHTDLRGWVACLVRPLTDHLEELGNPTWYARFAAQAMTDPAYHGIVVKDALSSASLVQVIDGINRCLPDLPVVVRYERNIMARNLLMHSCADRERALTSGSVAAGRSWSAAGCALIDAIVGLWLAPVTGESA, encoded by the coding sequence GTGACCGCGGCCAGACCCCTGCGCACCGACCGGGCGAGCATCACCCGCGAGGCCATCCTCACCGCAGCCGAACGGCTCTATGCCGAACACGGCGTCTTCGCCGTGTCCAACCGCCAGGTGAGTGAGGCTGCCGGACAAGGGAACAACGCCGCCGTGGGTTATCACTTCGGCACCAAGACCGACCTGGTCCGCGCCATCGAGCAGCGCCACCGCGAACCGATCGAGGAACTCCGCCAGCGCCTCGTCGCCGATACCGACGGGCACACCGACCTGCGCGGGTGGGTGGCGTGTCTGGTTCGTCCGTTGACCGATCACCTCGAGGAACTCGGCAACCCCACCTGGTACGCGCGCTTCGCCGCGCAGGCCATGACCGACCCGGCCTATCACGGAATCGTGGTGAAGGACGCCCTGAGTTCGGCCTCGCTGGTGCAGGTGATCGACGGTATCAACCGGTGTCTCCCCGATCTGCCCGTCGTCGTGCGCTACGAACGCAACATCATGGCCCGAAACCTGTTGATGCACAGCTGCGCTGACCGTGAACGGGCATTGACCTCGGGGTCGGTCGCGGCAGGCCGGTCCTGGAGTGCTGCCGGCTGCGCGCTGATCGATGCGATCGTCGGCCTCTGGCTGGCTCCGGTGACGGGGGAGTCCGCGTGA
- a CDS encoding cytochrome P450, with protein MSETLTETDIPEYPMEREASCPFAPPRQMLGNAKGLSRVRIWNGDTPWLITGHEEARALFSDARISVDDRREGFPHWNEHMLSTVDKRPRSVFTADAEEHTRFRRMLSKPFTFRRVEGLRPIIQKITDECIDEILAGPQPADIVDKLALPVPTVVISEMLGVPYEDHEFFQEHANAGLARYAAADAMQKGAMSLHQYLINLIEKKQAHPAEDAVSDLAERVNAGEISVKEAAQLGTGLLIAGHETTANVIGIGVLALLENPEQADFLRSAEDPKVIANATEELMRYLSIIQNGQRRVAIEDIEISGETIRAGEGVIIDLAPANWDAKTYPEPDKLDLRRDAGQQLGFGYGRHQCVGQQLARAELQIVFHTLLRRIPTMRLAIPFDQVPFKHDRLAYGVYELPVSW; from the coding sequence ATGTCTGAAACGCTGACCGAGACCGACATCCCGGAATACCCGATGGAGCGGGAGGCGTCCTGCCCCTTCGCGCCGCCGCGACAGATGCTCGGCAATGCCAAAGGGCTTTCCCGGGTGCGCATCTGGAACGGTGACACCCCGTGGCTGATCACCGGGCACGAAGAGGCCCGCGCGCTCTTCTCGGATGCGCGGATCAGTGTCGACGACCGCCGGGAAGGCTTCCCGCACTGGAACGAGCACATGCTCTCCACGGTCGACAAGCGGCCGCGTTCGGTGTTCACCGCCGACGCCGAGGAGCACACCCGCTTCCGGCGGATGCTGTCCAAACCGTTCACCTTCCGGCGCGTCGAGGGGCTGCGCCCGATCATCCAGAAGATCACCGATGAATGCATCGACGAGATCCTGGCCGGACCTCAGCCCGCCGATATCGTCGACAAGCTGGCGCTGCCGGTCCCGACGGTCGTGATCAGCGAGATGCTCGGTGTCCCCTACGAAGACCACGAGTTCTTCCAGGAGCACGCCAATGCCGGGCTGGCCCGCTACGCCGCGGCCGACGCCATGCAAAAGGGTGCGATGAGCCTGCACCAGTATCTGATCAACCTGATCGAGAAGAAGCAGGCCCATCCCGCCGAAGACGCGGTCTCCGATCTGGCCGAACGGGTGAATGCCGGCGAGATCAGCGTCAAGGAGGCCGCCCAGCTGGGCACCGGCCTGCTGATCGCCGGACACGAGACCACCGCCAACGTGATCGGCATCGGTGTGCTGGCGCTGCTGGAGAATCCCGAGCAGGCCGACTTCCTGCGCAGTGCCGAAGACCCCAAGGTCATCGCCAACGCCACCGAGGAGTTGATGCGCTACCTGTCGATCATCCAGAACGGCCAGCGCCGCGTCGCCATCGAGGACATCGAGATCAGCGGCGAGACCATCAGGGCGGGCGAAGGCGTCATCATCGACCTGGCCCCGGCCAATTGGGATGCCAAGACCTACCCCGAACCCGACAAGCTGGACCTGCGCCGCGACGCCGGACAACAACTCGGCTTCGGCTACGGACGGCACCAGTGTGTCGGCCAGCAGCTCGCGCGCGCCGAACTGCAGATCGTCTTCCACACCCTGCTGCGCCGCATTCCCACCATGCGCCTGGCGATTCCCTTCGATCAGGTGCCCTTCAAGCACGACCGC
- a CDS encoding alpha/beta fold hydrolase has protein sequence MSFVRKTISVDGLDTSYLEAGTGEPVVLLHGGEFGGSAEIAWENTIDALAQQYRVLAPDMLGFGESAKVVDFTDGRGMRIRHIARFCEVLGVSSAHFVGNSMGAINLLVDTTSERPVLPVRSLTAICGGGDIQRNEHVGALYDYDATFEAMRAIVAALFADPAYPGDDAYVRRRYESSIAPGAWESLAAARFRRPGLQSPPAPSSVRPYDRISVPVLVIEGAADKLLPPGWAAVIAGQIPDGRSAVVPDAGHCPHIEAPDTVNGLLLEFLKGVS, from the coding sequence GTGAGCTTCGTCCGCAAGACCATCTCCGTCGACGGGCTGGACACCAGTTACCTGGAGGCCGGCACCGGCGAACCGGTGGTGCTGCTGCACGGCGGTGAATTCGGCGGCAGCGCCGAGATCGCCTGGGAGAACACCATCGATGCGCTCGCGCAGCAGTACCGGGTGCTGGCACCGGACATGTTGGGATTCGGCGAGTCCGCGAAGGTCGTCGACTTCACCGACGGGCGAGGCATGCGGATCCGGCATATCGCCCGATTCTGCGAGGTCCTCGGGGTGAGTTCGGCCCACTTCGTCGGTAACTCGATGGGTGCGATCAATCTGCTCGTCGACACCACATCGGAGCGGCCGGTGCTGCCGGTACGCTCGCTGACCGCCATCTGCGGAGGCGGGGACATCCAGCGCAACGAGCATGTCGGCGCGCTCTATGACTACGACGCGACGTTCGAGGCGATGCGCGCGATCGTGGCGGCGCTGTTCGCCGACCCGGCGTACCCGGGCGATGACGCCTACGTGCGGCGGCGCTACGAGTCCAGCATCGCACCGGGCGCCTGGGAATCGTTGGCGGCAGCACGATTTCGCCGCCCCGGTCTGCAGTCCCCGCCGGCCCCGTCCAGCGTGCGTCCCTATGACCGTATCTCGGTGCCGGTGCTGGTGATCGAAGGTGCGGCCGACAAATTGCTGCCGCCCGGATGGGCGGCCGTGATCGCCGGCCAGATCCCCGACGGGCGGTCGGCGGTGGTGCCGGACGCCGGTCACTGTCCCCACATCGAGGCACCCGACACCGTGAACGGGCTGCTGCTGGAGTTTCTGAAAGGCGTGTCATGA
- a CDS encoding SDR family NAD(P)-dependent oxidoreductase: MSELAGKVAVITGGASGLGEGLVRRFAAEGARVVFGDVDAGRGKAVAAELGSATLFLASDVTDMSQIAALVDTAVGEFGGLHVMVNNAGISGTMHRRFLDDDLADFDAVMRINLRAVMAGTRDAARHMAENGGGSIINLTSIGGIQAGGGVQTYRASKAAVIQFTKSVAIELAHHEIRVNAIAPGNIRTAIVRKSAAGEDREHLEEFEAKIRAQMRNDRPLKREGTVDDVAEAALYFATDKSRYVTGTILPIDGGTVAGKVLVRREKS, encoded by the coding sequence ATGAGCGAACTGGCCGGCAAGGTCGCCGTCATCACCGGGGGAGCCTCCGGGCTGGGCGAGGGCCTGGTGCGCCGATTCGCCGCCGAGGGCGCACGGGTCGTCTTCGGTGACGTGGACGCCGGGCGCGGCAAGGCGGTGGCCGCCGAACTGGGCTCGGCCACACTATTTCTCGCCAGCGATGTCACCGATATGAGCCAGATCGCCGCGCTGGTGGACACCGCCGTCGGCGAGTTCGGGGGCTTGCATGTGATGGTCAACAACGCCGGTATCTCGGGCACCATGCACCGCCGGTTCCTGGACGACGACCTCGCCGACTTCGATGCCGTCATGCGGATCAACCTGCGCGCGGTGATGGCGGGCACCCGGGATGCCGCCCGGCACATGGCCGAGAACGGCGGCGGTTCGATCATCAACCTCACCTCCATCGGCGGTATCCAGGCCGGCGGGGGAGTGCAGACCTACCGCGCGTCGAAGGCCGCCGTCATCCAGTTCACCAAGTCGGTGGCCATCGAACTGGCGCACCACGAGATCCGGGTGAACGCCATCGCGCCGGGCAACATCCGGACCGCGATCGTGCGCAAGAGTGCCGCGGGCGAGGACCGTGAGCACCTCGAGGAGTTCGAGGCCAAGATCCGCGCCCAGATGCGCAATGATCGGCCGCTCAAACGCGAGGGCACCGTCGACGATGTCGCCGAGGCGGCGCTGTACTTCGCCACCGACAAGTCGCGCTACGTCACCGGCACGATCCTGCCGATCGACGGCGGAACGGTGGCCGGGAAGGTGCTTGTTCGCCGCGAGAAGAGCTAG